In Fusobacterium canifelinum, a genomic segment contains:
- a CDS encoding copper amine oxidase N-terminal domain-containing protein: protein MNNKTLMKVILVLIFIAIGFYLIKRITSPKKIQKEAVFLGVEGYGDLTKGENLDHSLISKFKFNFYIDGEQKTLSINNGKEVKEGVYTFDVQNQLQEGYIYDIVIDKDTVESVKLLDDDSKTMLSGKVNDVEQDKSVQVGEEKIELTKNTGIYKITWKVGNSSVEKVGIDDLKDKTVKVTLDKEGKAKNIYITFVSEKYMSPVIPIPGEKTLKNFLTTALQPVGTTLYIYGGSWDWQDEGSSLQATTIGIPQSWIDFYQYQNADYTYREKDGDEDTKNPSNSYYPYGEWNQYCYAGADCSGYVGWVIYNTLNKESGKDGYVMGATKMAKTFAENGWGTWTQDVKIPTNHDDSNFKVGDIFSMNGHVWISFGTCDDGSIVITHSTPSNSINGQPGGGIQISAIGTTEDCEAYQLAKKYMEEYYPDWCKRYKVILKKPEDYIKFKKESAAGKFSWNLENGILTDPDDYANKKPAEILKDIFPEK, encoded by the coding sequence ATGAATAATAAAACTTTAATGAAAGTAATACTAGTTTTGATATTTATAGCAATAGGGTTTTATTTAATAAAGAGAATAACGAGTCCTAAAAAAATTCAAAAAGAAGCTGTATTTCTTGGAGTAGAAGGTTATGGAGATTTAACTAAGGGAGAAAATTTAGATCACTCATTGATTTCAAAATTTAAATTTAATTTCTATATTGATGGAGAACAAAAAACTTTATCAATAAATAATGGAAAAGAAGTCAAAGAAGGTGTCTATACTTTTGATGTTCAAAATCAACTACAAGAAGGCTACATCTATGATATAGTAATAGATAAAGATACTGTTGAAAGTGTAAAACTTCTTGATGATGACAGTAAAACTATGTTAAGTGGTAAAGTAAATGATGTTGAACAAGACAAATCTGTTCAAGTTGGAGAAGAAAAAATAGAGCTTACTAAAAATACAGGAATATATAAGATTACATGGAAAGTTGGAAATTCATCAGTTGAAAAAGTAGGAATAGATGATTTAAAAGATAAAACAGTTAAAGTAACTTTGGATAAAGAAGGAAAGGCTAAAAATATTTATATTACTTTTGTAAGTGAAAAATATATGTCGCCAGTTATTCCTATTCCTGGAGAAAAGACATTAAAGAATTTTCTTACAACAGCTTTACAACCAGTTGGAACAACTCTATATATCTATGGAGGTTCTTGGGATTGGCAAGATGAAGGCTCAAGTTTACAAGCTACAACAATTGGTATTCCACAGTCTTGGATAGATTTTTATCAATATCAAAATGCTGATTATACTTATCGTGAAAAAGATGGGGATGAAGATACTAAAAATCCTAGTAACAGTTATTATCCTTACGGAGAATGGAACCAATATTGTTATGCAGGAGCAGATTGTTCTGGTTATGTTGGTTGGGTAATATATAACACATTAAATAAAGAAAGTGGAAAAGATGGTTATGTAATGGGAGCAACTAAGATGGCAAAAACTTTTGCAGAAAATGGCTGGGGAACTTGGACACAGGATGTAAAAATTCCTACAAATCATGATGATAGTAATTTTAAAGTTGGAGATATTTTTAGTATGAATGGGCATGTTTGGATTTCTTTTGGTACTTGTGATGATGGAAGCATAGTTATAACACATTCTACACCATCAAATAGTATTAATGGACAACCAGGTGGAGGGATTCAAATCAGTGCTATTGGAACAACAGAAGATTGTGAAGCATATCAACTTGCTAAAAAATATATGGAAGAATATTATCCTGATTGGTGTAAAAGATACAAGGTTATCTTAAAAAAACCAGAGGATTATATAAAATTTAAAAAAGAAAGTGCTGCAGGAAAATTTAGTTGGAATTTAGAGAATGGAATATTAACAGATCCAGATGATTATGCTAATAAAAAACCTGCTGAAATATTAAAGGATATTTTTCCAGAAAAATAA
- a CDS encoding serine hydrolase: MEKYTEWKKEIEKIISQVEGKVSVNFYDLNKTDGFSINGNEKVLSASIIKLLILAELLKKTSENKFSLSDTITITNFMKTEGDGVLKELNTGHHFSLKELATLMIIVSDNQATNILIDFLGMENINLLGKELGLKETILERRMMDTEARKNGYDNYTSADDISLLLKLIYQEKLINKETSQVMLDILLRQQQGERLQRYLPTDIKIAHKCGDLDNLENDGGIIWFGDKVYILVVLTSGMSNLQCKRTIGKISKFVYDKMEESLE; the protein is encoded by the coding sequence ATGGAAAAATATACAGAATGGAAAAAAGAAATTGAAAAAATTATTTCACAAGTAGAGGGAAAAGTTTCTGTAAATTTCTATGATTTGAATAAAACTGATGGTTTTTCTATAAATGGAAATGAAAAAGTATTATCTGCTAGTATAATAAAACTTCTAATATTAGCAGAATTATTGAAAAAAACTTCTGAAAATAAATTTTCTCTTTCTGATACAATCACAATAACAAATTTTATGAAAACAGAAGGAGATGGAGTTTTAAAGGAATTAAACACAGGACATCATTTTAGTTTAAAAGAACTTGCAACTCTTATGATTATTGTAAGTGATAATCAAGCTACTAATATTTTAATTGATTTCTTAGGTATGGAAAATATTAATTTATTGGGGAAAGAATTAGGATTAAAAGAAACTATTTTAGAAAGAAGAATGATGGATACAGAAGCAAGAAAAAATGGGTACGATAATTATACTTCTGCAGATGATATTTCGTTGTTATTAAAACTTATATATCAAGAAAAATTAATAAATAAGGAAACTAGCCAGGTGATGTTGGATATTTTGTTAAGACAACAACAAGGAGAAAGATTACAGAGATATCTTCCAACTGATATAAAGATAGCCCATAAATGTGGTGATTTAGATAATCTAGAAAATGATGGAGGCATTATTTGGTTTGGAGATAAGGTATATATTTTAGTTGTATTAACAAGTGGAATGTCAAACTTACAATGTAAACGGACAATAGGAAAAATTTCAAAATTTGTTTATGACAAAATGGAGGAAAGTCTTGAATAA
- a CDS encoding endonuclease MutS2 has translation MNKHSFNVLEFDKLKELILANIVIDDNREVIENLMPYKDLSALNNELKTVKDFMDLLSFDGGFEAIGLKNINSLMEKIKLIGTYLEVEELWDINVNLRTVRIFKSRLDELGKYKQLRETIGNIPNLRVIEDMINKTINPEKEIKDDASLDLRDIRLHKKTLNMNIKRKFEELFEEPSLSNAFQEKIITERDGRMVTPVKYDFKGLIKGIEHDRSSSGQTVFIEPLSIVSLNNKMRELETKEKEEIRKILLRIAELLRNNKDDILTIGEKVMYLDILNAKSIYANDNRCEIPTVSNREILSLEKARHPFIDKDKVVPLTFEIGKDYDILLITGPNTGGKTVALKTAGLLTLMALSGIPIPASENSKIGFFEGVFADIGDEQSIEQSLSSFSAHLKNVKEILGAVTKNSLVLLDELGSGTDPIEGAAFAMAVIDYLNEKKAKSFITTHYSQVKAYGYNEEGIETASMEFNTDTLSPTYRLLVGIPGESNALTIAQRMGLPESIISKARAYISEDNKKVEKMIENIKTKSQELDEMREKFARLQEEARLDRERAKQETLIIEKQKNEIIKSAYEEAEKMMNEMRAKASALVEKIQHEEKNKEDAKQIQKNLNMLSTALREEKNKTVEVVKKIKTKVDFKAGDRVFVKSINQFANILKINTSKESASVQAGILKLEVPFDEIKIVEEKKEKVYNVSNHKKTPVRSEIDLRGKMVDEAVYELETYLDRATLNGYTEVYVIHGKGTGALREGILKYLKTCKYVKEYRIGGHGEGGLGCTVVTLK, from the coding sequence ATGAATAAACATAGTTTTAATGTTTTAGAATTTGATAAATTAAAAGAGCTAATTTTAGCTAACATAGTTATAGATGACAATAGGGAAGTTATAGAAAATTTAATGCCATATAAAGATTTGTCTGCACTTAATAATGAATTAAAAACAGTTAAAGATTTTATGGATTTACTTTCTTTTGATGGTGGTTTTGAAGCTATTGGGCTTAAAAATATTAATAGCCTTATGGAAAAAATAAAACTTATAGGTACTTATCTTGAAGTTGAAGAACTTTGGGATATAAATGTAAATTTAAGAACTGTAAGAATTTTTAAATCAAGACTTGATGAATTAGGAAAATATAAACAACTTAGAGAAACAATAGGGAATATTCCTAATTTGAGAGTAATTGAGGACATGATAAATAAAACTATCAATCCTGAAAAAGAAATAAAAGATGATGCCTCTCTTGATTTAAGAGATATTAGACTTCATAAAAAAACTTTAAATATGAATATTAAAAGAAAATTTGAAGAACTTTTTGAAGAACCATCTTTATCAAATGCTTTCCAAGAAAAAATAATAACAGAAAGAGATGGAAGAATGGTAACTCCTGTAAAATATGATTTTAAAGGGCTTATCAAAGGTATAGAACATGATAGAAGCTCAAGTGGGCAAACTGTTTTTATTGAGCCCCTTTCAATAGTTTCTTTAAACAATAAAATGAGAGAATTAGAAACTAAGGAAAAAGAAGAAATTAGAAAAATCTTATTAAGGATAGCAGAACTTTTAAGAAATAATAAAGATGATATCTTAACTATCGGAGAAAAGGTAATGTATTTAGATATTTTAAATGCAAAATCTATCTATGCAAATGACAATAGATGTGAAATTCCAACAGTTAGTAATAGAGAAATTTTATCCTTAGAAAAGGCAAGACATCCATTTATAGATAAAGATAAGGTTGTCCCTTTAACTTTTGAAATAGGGAAAGATTATGATATCTTACTTATAACAGGTCCAAACACAGGAGGGAAAACTGTTGCTTTAAAAACAGCAGGACTTTTAACTTTAATGGCACTTTCAGGAATACCAATTCCTGCATCAGAAAATTCTAAGATTGGATTTTTTGAAGGAGTTTTTGCAGATATAGGAGATGAACAAAGTATAGAACAATCTCTATCTTCGTTCTCTGCTCATTTAAAAAATGTAAAAGAGATTTTAGGAGCAGTGACAAAAAACTCTTTAGTTTTACTTGATGAATTAGGTTCAGGGACTGACCCAATAGAAGGGGCAGCTTTTGCTATGGCTGTTATAGATTACTTAAATGAAAAGAAAGCAAAATCTTTTATAACTACCCATTATAGCCAAGTAAAAGCTTATGGTTATAATGAAGAAGGCATAGAAACAGCTTCAATGGAATTTAATACAGATACACTTTCTCCAACATATAGATTACTAGTAGGAATACCTGGGGAAAGTAATGCATTAACTATTGCACAAAGAATGGGCTTGCCAGAAAGTATAATTTCTAAGGCAAGAGCATATATTAGTGAAGATAATAAAAAAGTTGAAAAGATGATAGAAAATATCAAGACTAAGTCCCAAGAATTAGATGAAATGAGAGAAAAATTCGCAAGATTGCAAGAAGAAGCAAGGCTTGATAGGGAAAGAGCAAAACAAGAAACTCTAATAATAGAAAAACAAAAAAATGAAATTATTAAATCTGCTTATGAAGAAGCAGAAAAAATGATGAATGAAATGAGAGCAAAGGCATCTGCACTTGTTGAAAAAATTCAACATGAAGAAAAAAATAAGGAAGATGCTAAACAAATTCAAAAGAATTTAAATATGCTATCTACTGCACTTAGAGAAGAAAAAAATAAGACAGTTGAAGTTGTTAAGAAAATAAAAACTAAGGTAGATTTTAAAGCGGGAGATAGAGTTTTTGTAAAAAGTATCAATCAGTTTGCAAATATTTTAAAGATTAATACTTCCAAGGAAAGTGCAAGTGTACAAGCAGGAATATTGAAATTAGAAGTTCCTTTTGATGAAATAAAAATTGTGGAAGAAAAGAAAGAAAAAGTTTACAATGTAAGTAATCATAAGAAAACTCCTGTTAGAAGTGAAATTGATTTAAGAGGAAAAATGGTTGATGAAGCTGTATATGAATTAGAAACATACTTAGATAGAGCTACTTTAAATGGCTATACAGAAGTTTACGTAATTCATGGAAAAGGTACAGGAGCTTTAAGAGAAGGAATATTAAAATATTTAAAAACTTGTAAATATGTAAAAGAATATAGAATAGGTGGACATGGTGAGGGAGGACTAGGATGTACAGTGGTAACTCTGAAATAA
- a CDS encoding DUF3870 domain-containing protein codes for MNKQTIYITGEARTTIDNAITKMFGTFYIAFEIMLSTDEIVDVDCNATLRLTRDFVTRLFLNHNIIKDEELLKQEIVTRYFGSSSKAILTAYHDALQHYKKVKNDLKEKR; via the coding sequence TTGAATAAGCAAACAATATATATTACAGGAGAAGCAAGGACAACAATAGATAATGCTATAACAAAAATGTTTGGAACTTTTTATATTGCCTTTGAGATAATGTTATCAACAGATGAAATTGTAGATGTGGATTGTAATGCAACACTTAGGTTAACTAGAGATTTTGTGACTAGACTTTTTTTAAATCATAATATTATAAAAGATGAAGAGTTATTGAAACAGGAGATAGTGACAAGATATTTTGGTTCATCAAGTAAAGCTATTTTGACTGCTTATCATGATGCATTGCAACATTATAAAAAAGTAAAGAATGACCTTAAAGAAAAGAGGTGA
- a CDS encoding DUF819 family protein, with product MVITNGFTYIAFLMCLAGCLLLLEKYSKWRIFNVVPALVFIYILNMAFCTIGLFDSEACSKAYSVLKNNLLYAMIFVMLLRCDFRKLAKLGGRMVAIFLACSFTLFIGFVVGYPIFKSSLGTDVWGAVAALYASWVGGSANMAAMQAALPVDAGAYSCALALDTVCYSVWIALLLLMVRYSSKWDNATKADTSKLQAVADAAAKEVEKEKKTASAADWVFLIGISLMVSAVSQMVGAYLQNAFASVGLEVFDKGTMTTVFVTILGLVCALTPLGKLPAVEELSTVYLYAVVSLLASTASVVDLLTAPMWIVYGLFILVIHVVLMFVLSKMFHWDLCMVSTASLANIGGSASAPIVASAYNPSYAGIGVLMGVLGAAVGNFFGIGIGQILKMLS from the coding sequence ATGGTTATTACTAATGGTTTTACTTATATTGCATTTTTAATGTGTCTTGCAGGTTGTTTATTATTGTTAGAAAAATATTCTAAATGGAGAATATTTAATGTAGTTCCAGCTTTAGTATTTATTTATATTTTAAATATGGCTTTTTGTACTATAGGACTTTTTGACTCTGAAGCCTGTTCAAAAGCATATAGTGTATTAAAAAATAACTTGTTATATGCAATGATTTTTGTAATGCTTCTTCGTTGTGATTTTAGAAAACTTGCAAAATTAGGTGGAAGAATGGTAGCTATATTTTTAGCTTGTTCGTTTACTCTATTTATAGGTTTTGTTGTAGGTTATCCTATTTTTAAAAGTTCTTTAGGAACAGATGTTTGGGGAGCGGTTGCAGCACTTTATGCTTCTTGGGTAGGAGGTTCTGCAAATATGGCAGCAATGCAAGCAGCTTTGCCAGTAGATGCAGGAGCATATAGCTGTGCATTGGCACTTGATACAGTTTGTTATTCTGTTTGGATAGCATTACTTCTTTTAATGGTTCGTTATTCATCAAAATGGGATAATGCAACTAAGGCAGATACTTCTAAATTACAAGCAGTCGCAGATGCAGCAGCAAAAGAAGTTGAAAAGGAAAAGAAAACGGCTAGTGCAGCAGATTGGGTATTTTTAATTGGAATTTCTTTGATGGTTTCTGCTGTATCTCAAATGGTGGGAGCATATCTTCAAAATGCTTTTGCTTCAGTTGGTTTAGAAGTCTTTGATAAAGGAACTATGACTACTGTATTTGTAACTATTCTAGGACTTGTGTGTGCTTTAACACCTCTTGGAAAACTTCCAGCAGTTGAAGAACTTTCTACTGTGTATTTATATGCAGTTGTATCATTACTTGCTTCTACTGCTTCTGTTGTAGATTTATTAACAGCACCTATGTGGATAGTTTATGGATTATTTATTCTAGTAATACATGTGGTACTTATGTTTGTACTTTCAAAAATGTTCCACTGGGATTTATGCATGGTTTCAACAGCATCACTTGCTAATATAGGAGGTTCTGCATCTGCACCAATAGTAGCTTCTGCTTATAATCCTTCTTATGCAGGTATTGGGGTATTGATGGGAGTTCTTGGAGCAGCAGTTGGAAACTTTTTTGGAATTGGAATAGGGCAAATATTAAAAATGTTGTCATAA
- a CDS encoding GNAT family N-acetyltransferase, producing MNILIREATEIDYPTINKMLLKLQNYHSENIPKVYKNLDIFFTFDEYLKILGDKNIYFLLATFDNEVIGLIWLRFNEKFSKYEYQRKQIWIEGIYVRTKYRRKGIAQKLVNEAINKAKCLNAQSVELMIWNFNETSKKFFENYFKIRALVLTKEL from the coding sequence ATGAATATTCTAATTAGAGAAGCAACTGAAATTGATTATCCTACAATAAATAAAATGCTCCTTAAATTACAAAATTATCATTCTGAAAATATTCCAAAAGTATATAAAAATTTAGATATTTTTTTCACTTTTGATGAATACTTAAAAATTTTAGGAGATAAGAATATATATTTCCTTTTGGCAACTTTTGATAATGAAGTAATAGGCTTAATTTGGTTAAGATTTAATGAAAAATTTAGTAAATATGAGTATCAAAGAAAACAAATTTGGATTGAAGGAATATATGTTAGAACAAAATATAGAAGAAAGGGTATTGCACAAAAATTAGTAAATGAAGCTATTAATAAAGCTAAATGTTTAAATGCACAAAGTGTAGAATTAATGATATGGAATTTTAATGAAACTTCTAAAAAATTCTTTGAAAATTATTTTAAAATAAGAGCACTTGTATTAACAAAAGAACTTTAA
- a CDS encoding dipeptide epimerase: MKITEVKLGIISVPLRVPFKTALRTVNSVEDVIVEIHTDTGNVGYGEAPPTGAITGDTTGAIIGALKDHIIKTLIGRDVDDFENLMKDLNSCIVKNTSAKAAADIALWDLYGQLHKIPVYKLLGGSRNKIVTDITISVNPPQEMARDAINAIKRGYDTLKVKVGIDPTLDVTRLSAIREAVGKDCRIRIDANQAWTPKQAIKLLNQMQDKGLDIELVEQPVKAHDFEGLAYVTKYSNVPVLADESVFSPEDAFKILQMKAADLINIKLMKCGGIYNALKIISMAEIVGVECMIGCMLEAKISVNAAVHLACAKQIITKIDLDGPVLCSEDPIIGGAVFNEKEITVPNDFGLGIRGINGIKYID; the protein is encoded by the coding sequence ATGAAAATTACAGAAGTAAAACTAGGAATAATCTCAGTGCCTTTAAGAGTACCATTTAAAACAGCACTTCGTACAGTAAACAGTGTAGAAGATGTAATTGTTGAAATTCATACAGATACTGGAAATGTAGGTTATGGAGAAGCACCACCTACTGGTGCAATAACAGGAGACACAACAGGTGCTATTATTGGAGCATTAAAAGATCATATTATTAAAACCTTAATAGGAAGAGATGTGGATGACTTTGAAAACCTTATGAAAGATTTAAATTCTTGTATAGTTAAAAATACTAGTGCAAAAGCAGCAGCAGATATTGCACTTTGGGATTTGTATGGACAACTTCATAAAATTCCTGTATATAAATTATTGGGAGGAAGCCGTAATAAAATTGTAACAGATATTACAATCAGTGTTAATCCACCACAAGAAATGGCAAGAGATGCAATTAATGCTATTAAAAGAGGATATGATACCTTAAAAGTAAAAGTTGGAATAGATCCAACATTAGATGTGACAAGACTTAGTGCTATTCGTGAAGCGGTGGGAAAAGATTGTAGAATTCGTATAGATGCAAATCAAGCTTGGACACCAAAACAAGCTATAAAACTTTTAAATCAAATGCAAGATAAAGGTTTAGATATAGAATTAGTAGAACAGCCGGTAAAAGCACATGATTTTGAAGGGCTTGCCTATGTAACAAAATATTCAAATGTTCCAGTGCTTGCAGACGAAAGTGTATTTTCACCAGAAGATGCTTTTAAAATATTACAGATGAAAGCAGCTGATTTAATAAATATTAAACTTATGAAATGTGGTGGAATTTATAATGCACTTAAAATTATAAGTATGGCTGAAATAGTAGGCGTAGAATGTATGATTGGTTGTATGCTTGAAGCAAAAATAAGTGTAAATGCAGCAGTACATTTAGCTTGTGCTAAACAAATTATAACTAAGATTGATTTGGATGGACCAGTTCTTTGTTCAGAAGATCCAATTATAGGTGGAGCAGTATTCAATGAAAAAGAAATAACAGTACCAAATGATTTTGGACTTGGAATAAGAGGAATTAATGGAATAAAATATATTGATTAA